Sequence from the Candidatus Zymogenus saltonus genome:
ATCTTCGACCTCTGCGGCGTGAAGAACTTTCACAGAAAGATGTTCAACGTGGTTGCCACAAGCTCGCTTCAGGAGCGAATCGTGTGGCTCGATGAGGTCGAGGGGATCGTGGAGAGGATATTCCCCGCTTAAAAGCCGAGGATAACTGATGCCGGTTATCCGCAGGCGGGAGACCCCTTAAATGAGGGCAACCTCGACTCCTCGATCCTAAAACGATCCTCGGTCTTCAAAATATTACTCTGTATGAATGTCGCTCACCCTTCACGCCGGAAAACAAACCGTGCATAACCCTGCTTACGCACCCCCTGATCTTCAGGAGGGGGGAGGATATTGTTTTTTTGACAAGCCTTCTGAGGTCCGCCTCGTCTCCTTTCGTGTAGCCGATAAGGATATGCCTGAAGTTTTCGTCCGTGGTGGACAGCCCTAATCCCGCCAATTTTCTGGCGGAGCGCAGCAGGCGTCTCAGGTTTCTCTCCAGCATTCGTCGGGAGAGAAAATCGCAGACCTTAGCCCTGTCAAAATCGATGATGAATATCTCCCCCTCTCCGCTTTTGACGAGAAGGTTATTCATGTTAAGGTCTCTATGATATATTCCGGCGTCGTGCATTTTCCTTATCGCCGCGCCGGCCCGGTTGAGCACTACCGCTTTGGAGTTTAAGTTATCCTCTCTACCGAGAAATTCCGGGAGATTCACGCTGCCCGAAATCTCCGCGGTTGCGATTGCGGCGGTGTAGAGGGGGGAGGGGATAAACAAAAACCGCCTTCTTTTCTCCGACGCCCCGATGGCGTTCGGCGCCGGAACACCCCTCGCCCTTGCCGTTGTGAGGGAGAAGAGCTCGCTCAAGGCGCGGTGCGGGACGAGGTATCCATCCTTTACGATCTTTCCAAACAGCCCCCCACGGCGGTAGCGTCTGACCACCACACCCCCCACTCCAGAAATCTCCGTCTTAAAGGCGCTCCCCCTGCCCCCACCGAGGGGCACGGCCGGGCCTTCGGGGGTGGTTCCCTTGTCCGGTGACAACACGCCCGACTTCAATAAGGGATCGATAAGTTCCCCCCTGAGATAGTAGCTCGTCCCCCCTTCCTTTACCTTCTTAAAGCCGTATGGGAGAAACGAGTCGGCCCTGACGCCGGTTCGGCCCTTTTCCTTTCTACTCATTAATATATACCCTCGGGACGCGCTTCCCCACGATGCACGTTACCTCGTAGTTGATGGTGTTGAGCCACTCGGCCATTTGATCTATGTGAATTTCGCTTTCCCCCTGGCGGCCGAAGAGGACGACCTCGTCACCCACCTCGACCCCGGAGATATCGGTAACATCGACCATGGTCATGTCCATGCAGACCCGCCCGATGATTGGGGCCTGTTTTCCCCCGACCAGCACGTGTCTTCTGTTGGAGAGGATTCTGAGGTAACCGTCCGCGTAACCCACCGGGAGCGTGGCGACCGCCGTCTCCCTCTCAGTGACGAAACTTCTCCCGTAGCTTATGGTGGTTCCCTTCGGAACCTTCTTCAAGTACCTGACCCGGGTGATAAAGCTCATCGCCGGGGTCAGCGGGATAGACCGCTCGACCTCACCGGACGGGTATAGGCCGTAGAGCATTATCCCGGCCCTGACGGACGTTAGATGGGATTTAGGGTGGGCCAGGATACCGCCGCTGTTTGCCATGTGCGCCTTCGGGATGTCGATCCCCATTCCCTTCAGCTCTTTAAGGAGGCGTAGGAATGCCTCGATCTGGCGCTTCGTAAATCCCTTGTCCGCCTCGTCTGAAGATGGGAAGTGGGTATATATCCCCTCTATCTCGATCTTCTTGAGGCCCTTGAGAAATAAGATGTACTCGATAACGTCCTCGATCCCTATCCCGATCCTCCCCATGCCGGTGTCGACCTTGATGTGGACCGGAACCCTTTTACCCTCAGGAGTCGCCGCGTTCAGCGCCCTGGGGAGCTCGGTGTCGGCCACGGTCTGGGTAAGGCCGCAGCCCACGACCTTCTCCATCGCCCCCTTGATTTTGGGAGAGGTAAGCCCCAGGACGAGGACCGGCGCCGTTATGCCGTTATCCCTGAGCTCCGCCCCCTCCTCCGGGTAGGCAACGGCGAGGGATTCCGCCCCCGATCTCAGGGCCTTTTTGGCCACCCTCACCGCGCCGTGGCCGTAGCCGTCCGCCTTGACCACGGCCATGATCTCGACGCCGTCCCCAACGAGCTTTCTTATACCGGAGACGGACTCCCTGATCCGGTCGAGATCGACCACGGCCCTGGTGTCCCTTATTACGGTTTCATTGAACATAGGTTCACAAAGCTAATGATTTTTCAGGGGTAAGGCCGGCCTACTTCTTCGCCCCTAAATATTCGACAAGGTAGAGCCCATTGCTTTTTGTGCCAACCCAGAAGAGGGAGCCGGGGCCGGGTGCCAGGGCGGTGACCGATCCGTCAAATCCCGTAAGCCCGCATCTCGTAAGCGTCGTCAAATCCCCTACGAAGAGTCCCCCGTCCGCCGCTACGCAGAGCCTGCCGTTGTCTAATAGTATTTCGTTTATCTTCCCCGTGGGGCTTGAAGTCGTTATATTCCTTACCTCCCCTCCTTCACCCAATAAATATATCCCCGAGGACTCGGTGCCGATTAGGAGGCCGTCTTCGGTCGTAAGAAGGGCGGTGACATCCACCCCCGAAAGCCGATCGACCCAGCCGGTTACGCCGGAGATCTCCCCCCCTATGATCTTGAGGCCCGATGCTC
This genomic interval carries:
- a CDS encoding phosphotransferase, coding for MSRKEKGRTGVRADSFLPYGFKKVKEGGTSYYLRGELIDPLLKSGVLSPDKGTTPEGPAVPLGGGRGSAFKTEISGVGGVVVRRYRRGGLFGKIVKDGYLVPHRALSELFSLTTARARGVPAPNAIGASEKRRRFLFIPSPLYTAAIATAEISGSVNLPEFLGREDNLNSKAVVLNRAGAAIRKMHDAGIYHRDLNMNNLLVKSGEGEIFIIDFDRAKVCDFLSRRMLERNLRRLLRSARKLAGLGLSTTDENFRHILIGYTKGDEADLRRLVKKTISSPLLKIRGCVSRVMHGLFSGVKGERHSYRVIF
- the alr gene encoding alanine racemase; its protein translation is MFNETVIRDTRAVVDLDRIRESVSGIRKLVGDGVEIMAVVKADGYGHGAVRVAKKALRSGAESLAVAYPEEGAELRDNGITAPVLVLGLTSPKIKGAMEKVVGCGLTQTVADTELPRALNAATPEGKRVPVHIKVDTGMGRIGIGIEDVIEYILFLKGLKKIEIEGIYTHFPSSDEADKGFTKRQIEAFLRLLKELKGMGIDIPKAHMANSGGILAHPKSHLTSVRAGIMLYGLYPSGEVERSIPLTPAMSFITRVRYLKKVPKGTTISYGRSFVTERETAVATLPVGYADGYLRILSNRRHVLVGGKQAPIIGRVCMDMTMVDVTDISGVEVGDEVVLFGRQGESEIHIDQMAEWLNTINYEVTCIVGKRVPRVYINE